The following are encoded together in the Zingiber officinale cultivar Zhangliang chromosome 8A, Zo_v1.1, whole genome shotgun sequence genome:
- the LOC122012790 gene encoding anthocyanin 5-aromatic acyltransferase-like yields the protein MTSSPSPITLLHHFQVSLPPDSAPAAAALPLTFFDIVWLPTGPVERLLFYRFPHPTSHFLSHHLPLLTSSLSRALLLFYPLSGCVSPPRVPSPSPDAKFQIRFSPGDSVPLDVAESSEDFDRISGDYPRAFRDLHSMVPRLPIADDGSIPLMALQITVFPNQGVALGVAVHHVACDDSSSIHFLKSWAAAAIGGHSKESPISPPLTDRTAIADPDSLYFKILAEMQSLQSSAPPSSPPPDLPPELVIASFAIGQEQIERLKRGTSARSGDGARVSTFIVACAFAWACLVRAQAWFYSTKKTAYLLFSVECRGRLDPLVPASYFGNCLRPCFVEVGVRDLLNGEGVFAAAEAIGKAIKGLEEGGVLKGAEGWLQKIISLVPERPMSIAGSPRYRVYDVDFGWGKPMKVEMTSIEKTPGTISMAEGRQGGIEMGLVLPKPEMEAFGACFRDGLKLLL from the coding sequence ATGACTTCCTCCCCATCGCCGATCACGCTGCTCCACCACTTCCAAGTCTCTCTGCCGCCGGACTCAGCACCGGCCGCCGCCGCCCTCCCCCTCACCTTCTTCGACATCGTCTGGCTCCCCACTGGTCCCGTCGAGCGCCTCCTCTTCTACCGCTTCCCCCACCCCACCTCCCACTTCCTCTCCCACCACCTTCCCCTCCTCACCTCCTCCCTCTCACGCGCCCTCCTCCTCTTCTACCCCCTCTCCGGATGTGTCTCCCCACCTCGCGTCCCCTCCCCCTCCCCCGACGCCAAGTTCCAGATCCGGTTCTCCCCCGGCGACTCTGTGCCTCTCGACGTCGCAGAGAGCTCCGAAGACTTCGACCGGATCTCCGGCGACTACCCGAGGGCGTTCCGCGATCTCCACTCGATGGTACCCCGGTTGCCGATTGCCGATGACGGCTCGATCCCGCTGATGGCCTTGCAGATCACGGTGTTCCCAAATCAAGGCGTTGCCCTAGGCGTCGCCGTTCACCATGTGGCCTGCGACGATTCAAGTTCGATCCACTTCTTGAAGTCATGGGCCGCCGCTGCGATCGGAGGACACTCGAAAGAGTCTCCGATCTCGCCGCCGCTGACCGATCGGACGGCGATCGCAGATCCGGACAGTTTGTACTTCAAGATCCTAGCCGAGATGCAATCCCTGCAATCTTCCGCGCCACCATCGTCGCCGCCTCCCGATCTGCCTCCGGAACTGGTGATCGCCTCGTTTGCGATCGGGCAGGAGCAGATCGAGCGGCTGAAACGAGGCACCTCAGCTAGATCCGGCGACGGCGCCCGCGTCTCTACCTTCATAGTGGCCTGCGCTTTCGCTTGGGCGTGCTTGGTGAGGGCTCAAGCGTGGTTCTACTCTACCAAGAAGACGGCGTACCTGCTGTTCTCTGTGGAGTGCAGGGGACGGTTGGATCCGCTGGTTCCGGCGAGCTACTTTGGAAACTGCCTCCGGCCGTGCTTTGTGGAGGTAGGGGTGAGGGATCTGCTGAACGGCGAGGGCGTCTTTGCGGCGGCGGAAGCGATCGGGAAGGCGATCAAGGGGCTGGAAGAGGGAGGAGTGCTCAAGGGGGCGGAGGGATGGTTGCAGAAGATAATCTCTCTAGTGCCAGAGCGGCCAATGTCTATTGCCGGGTCGCCGAGGTATAGGGTTTACGATGTGGACTTCGGGTGGGGGAAGCCGATGAAGGTGGAGATGACGTCGATCGAGAAGACGCCGGGGACTATTTCGATGGCGGAGGGCAGGCAAGGAGGGATCGAGATGGGGCTGGTGCTTCCGAAGCCGGAGATGGAGGCGTTTGGCGCCTGCTTCAGGGATGGCCTCAAGTTGCTTCTTTAA
- the LOC122012787 gene encoding LOB domain-containing protein CRL1-like: protein MTGLGSPCGACKFLRRKCVRGCVFAPYFCHEQGATHFAAIHKVFGASNASKLLMHLPVSDRSEAALTISYEAQARLQDPIYGCVAHIFALQQQVVTLEAQLASLKAQTAQGLACGYSMTSILEDEKLNQKQPPYQLGHGFNLNGEGRITQPLISGTFSNQEAMLHFENGVISPNSFPSTQYYDQLSYMDSDHTSFIDDNSSCAMASLDIEPNARRSSYLEMEDLQSVAFGHLNCA from the exons ATGACAGGCCTTGGTTCTCCTTGCGGTGCATGCAAATTCTTGAGGAGGAAGTGTGTGAGAGGATGTGTTTTTGCTCCCTACTTCTGCCATGAACAAGGTGCCACTCATTTTGCAGCTATTCACAAGGTCTTTGGAGCTAGCAATGCCTCAAAGCTCCTCATGCACCTCCCAGTATCTGACAGGTCAGAGGCCGCACTTACCATCTCCTATGAGGCTCAAGCTAGGCTTCAAGATCCTATCTATGGCTGTGTTGCTCACATCTTTGCGCTGCAACAACAA GTAGTAACACTGGAAGCACAATTAGCTTCCTTGAAGGCTCAAACTGCTCAAGGTTTAGCTTGTGGATACTCCATGACTTCCATACTAGAGGATGAGAAATTGAATCAGAAGCAACCACCTTACCAACTGGGACATGGATTCAATCTGAATGGAGAAGGGAGGATAACCCAGCCTTTAATTTCAGGCACTTTTTCAAATCAAGAAGCGATGCTGCACTTCGAGAATGGAGTTATCAGTCCAAATTCCTTCCCATCTACTCAATACTATGATCAACTTTCATATATGGACAGTGATCACACCTCTTTCATTGATGATAATTCATCATGTGCCATGGCCTCACTTGACATAGAGCCCAATGCAAGGAGATCATCCTATCTCGAAATGGAGGACCTCCAGTCAGTAGCATTTGGCCATCTTAATTGTGCATGA
- the LOC122012786 gene encoding uncharacterized protein LOC122012786: MGSCSEVELTIASGHDLKNVNWRNGDLCPYVVVWVDPAAKCSTRVATAGDDDDPIWDEKLTLPLPPGVPLEDAAIYMDVVHAGGGEGVKPLVGSARLRLAEVLDEVGAGAKLMKKLKLKRPSGRPQGKLEVTVAIKEPARYCDPYAAPPPRDYAPSGARYGYGQPPTEYSYGPPSGAGGYGYDYGPPPVGYGQEQQKSKSKMGMGTGLAVGAAAGLLGGLAIAEGVDYVEDKIADDVADKVEDDVADDGYEDDDF, from the coding sequence ATGGGATCTTGCTCCGAAGTCGAGCTCACCATCGCCTCCGGCCACGATCTCAAGAACGTCAACTGGCGCAACGGCGATCTCTGCCCCTACGTCGTCGTATGGGTCGATCCCGCCGCCAAGTGCTCTACCCGCGTTGCCACCGCCGGCGATGACGACGACCCGATTTGGGACGAGAAGCTCACGCTGCCGCTTCCGCCGGGGGTCCCGCTCGAGGACGCCGCCATCTACATGGACGTCGTCCACGCCGGTGGCGGTGAGGGCGTCAAGCCCCTCGTCGGATCGGCCAGACTCCGCCTCGCGGAAGTCCTCGACGAGGTCGGCGCCGGCGCGAAGCTGATGAAGAAACTGAAGCTTAAGCGCCCATCCGGCCGCCCCCAAGGCAAGCTCGAGGTGACGGTGGCGATCAAGGAGCCGGCCCGTTACTGCGACCCCTACGCCGCGCCGCCTCCCAGGGACTATGCGCCCTCCGGCGCCAGGTACGGCTACGGGCAACCACCGACGGAGTACTCGTACGGCCCTCCCTCGGGGGCAGGAGGGTACGGGTACGATTACGGGCCTCCGCCGGTGGGCTACGGGCAGGAGCAACAGAAGAGCAAGTCGAAGATGGGGATGGGTACGGGGTTGGCGGTGGGGGCGGCGGCGGGGTTGCTCGGGGGGCTGGCGATCGCGGAGGGAGTGGACTACGTGGAGGACAAGATCGCCGACGATGTGGCGGATAAGG
- the LOC122012791 gene encoding ABC transporter F family member 1-like, whose amino-acid sequence MVSDASKRKAAAKKAAAAAKRGGKPAVASSKTSEVTNGIAKVADGVGAFQISDRTCTGVLASHPQSRDIHIESLSLTFHGHDLIVDSELELNYGRRYGLLGLNGCGKSTLLTAIGCRELPIPEHMDIYHLSREIEASDMSALEAVICCDEERLRLEKEAEILAAEDGGGGEALDRIYERLEALDALTAEKRAAEILYGLGFNKQMQTKKTRDFSGGWRMRIALARALFMNPTILLLDEPTNHLDLEACVWLEETLKKFDRILVVVSHSQDFLNGVCTNIIHMQNKKLKLYTGNYDQYVQTRSELEENQMKQYKWEQDQISSMKEYIARFGHGSAKLARQAQSKEKTLAKMERGGLTEKVVRDKVLVFRFTDVGKLPPPVLQFVGVTFGYTPDNLIYKNLDFGVDLDSRIALVGPNGAGKSTLLKLMTGDLVPLDGMVRRHNHLRIAQFHQHLAEKLDLDMSALQYMMMEYPGNEEEKMRAAIGKFGLSGKAQVMPMKHLSDGQRSRVIFAWLAWRQPHLLLLDEPTNHLDIETIDSLAEALNEWDGGLVLVSHDFRLINQVAEEIWVCENQAATRWEGDIMGFKEHLRSKTEFAD is encoded by the exons ATGGTATCGGACGCGAGCAAGAGGAAGGCGGCGGCCAAGAAAGCCGCAGCCGCAGCGAAGAGGGGTGGGAAGCCTGCCGTGGCGTCGTCGAAGACGTCTGAGGTGACCAACGGGATTGCGAAGGTTGCTGATGGAGTGGGGGCCTTCCAGATCTCAGATCGGACTTGCACTGGAGTACTTGCTTCGCATCCCCAATCCAGAGATATACAT ATTGAGTCCTTGTCATTAACCTTTCATGGGCATGACCTGATAGTAGATTCTGAGTTGGAGCTCAACTATGGAAG GCGCTATGGTTTGTTAGGACTTAATGGTTGCGGGAAGTCAACTCTTCTGACAGCTATTGGATGCAGAGAGCTACCCATCCCTGAGCACATGGATATATATCACCTTAGCAGGGAAATTGAAGCTTCTGATATGTCTGCTCTGGAGGCTGTCATCTGCTGTGATGAAGAAAGATTGAGGTTGGAGAAAGAAGCTGAAATATTAGCCGCCGAG GATGGCGGTGGTGGAGAAGCTTTGGATCGCATCTATGAGCGATTGGAAGCTCTTGATGCATTGACCGCTGAAAAGCGAGCTGCTGAAATTTTGTATGGTCTTGGTTTTAATAAACAAATGCAAACAAAGAAAACCCGAGACTTCTCTGGTGGTTGGCGTATGAGGATTGCATTAGCTAGAGCCCTCTTTATGAATCCAACAATACTTTTACTTGATGAACCAACAAATCATCTTG ATTTGGAAGCATGTGTTTGGTTGGAAGAGACTCTAAAGAAGTTCGACCGAATCCTAGTTGTGGTGTCACACTCCCAGGATTTTCTCAATGGAGTATGTACCAACATCATACACATGCAGAACAAGAAGCTTAAGCTGTACACTGGTAATTACGATCAATATGTCCAAACCCGCTCAGAGCTGGAAGAAAATCAGATGAAGCAGTACAAATGGGAGCAGGATCAAATTTCTTCAATGAAAGAGTACATTGCTCGTTTTGGACATGGTTCTGCAAAACTGGCTCGTCAAGCTCAGAGCAAGGAGAAAACCCTTGCTAAGATGGAGCGTGGCGGACTTACAGAGAAAGTGGTGAGGGACAAAGTGTTGGTCTTTCGCTTCACAGATGTTGGTAAACTACCCCCACCAGTCCTACAGTTTGTTGGCGTGACTTTTGGCTACACTCCAGACAATCTCATCTACAAAAACCTAGATTTTGGGGTGGATCTAGATTCAAGAATTGCCCTCGTAGGGCCTAATGGTGCTGGCAAGAGCACATTGCTCAAGCTAATGACGGGTGATCTCGTTCCTTTAGACGGAATGGTGCGGCGGCACAATCATCTCAGAATTGCACAATTTCATCAGCATCTTGCAGAAAAGCTGGATCTCGATATGTCAGCCCTCCAGTACATGATGATGGAATACCCAGGCAATGAGGAAGAGAAAATGAGGGCTGCGATAGGGAAGTTTGGACTGTCAGGAAAAGCACAGGTGATGCCCATGAAACACTTGTCCGATGGTCAGAGGAGCAGGGTAATTTTTGCCTGGCTGGCCTGGAGGCAACCTCATTTGCTGCTGCTCGATGAACCAACAAATCATCTGGATATTGAAACTATTGATTCATTAGCTGAAGCACTGAACGAGTGGGACGGTGGCCTAGTCCTGGTGAGCCATGATTTCAGATTGATCAACCAGGTGGCCGAGGAGATTTGGGTGTGCGAGAATCAAGCTGCCACCAGGTGGGAGGGTGACATTATGGGCTTTAAGGAGCACCTTAGGAGCAAGACTGAGTTCGCGGACTAA
- the LOC122012793 gene encoding reticuline oxidase-like, which produces MATRCIDILLFLLPLSVAALTKCSGEQSDQYDDELSRLASEWYSSSERSDQYSDRLSQLTACLATAGVDNFTYPSADPTEAAASSFYQLLNFSIQNLRFAPGPAALPAAVVLPATQLHLRSAVLCSREAGYSVRLRSGGHSYEGLSYSASAPFVVVDLMRLNRVIVDSASRTAWVESGATLGETYHGISAASDDLAFSAGSCPTVGSGGHIAGGGFGLLSRKYGLAADNVLDAVLIDADGQIMNRDAMGEDVFWAIRGGGGGAWGAVYAWKLRLLPVPSRVAAFIINRPGSTPRIAQLFHKWQLVAPNLPDEFYLSAFVGAGLPESGEVGGMSATFKGFYLGPASEALSIMTQTFPELQLADSDCHQMSWIESVVFFSGLPEGSTVSDLKNRFLIDKKSFKAKSDYVRVPIPESDLISILNQLLVEPKAYLIMDPYGGAMDRIPSDHLPFPHRSGNLYAIQYLIEWQTNADENNQNYIEWMRKFYEFMADKVSDNPRAAYINYVDLDLGTNGWTIEDEPAIDRMANVKSWGESYFLGNYERLVRAKTKVDPDNVFHNPQSILPSNQINGYLA; this is translated from the coding sequence ATGGCGACTCGCTGCATCGatatcctcctcttccttttgcCCCTCTCTGTAGCCGCCCTCACGAAGTGCTCCGGCGAGCAGAGTGATCAGTACGACGACGAATTGAGCCGCCTAGCCTCCGAATGGTACAGCTCCAGCGAGAGGAGCGATCAGTACTCCGACCGACTGAGTCAACTCACCGCATGCCTCGCCACCGCCGGCGTCGACAACTTCACGTACCCGTCCGCCGACCCCACCGAGGCAGCCGCCTCCTCGTTCTACCAATTGCTCAACTTCTCCATCCAAAATCTGCGCTTCGCCCCCGGTCCCGCCGCCCTCCCCGCAGCTGTCGTCCTCCCCGCCACCCAACTCCACCTCCGGAGCGCAGTCCTCTGCTCCCGCGAGGCCGGATACAGCGTCCGCCTCCGCAGTGGCGGCCACAGCTACGAGGGCCTCTCCTACTCTGCCTCCGCCCCCTTTGTCGTCGTCGACCTTATGCGCCTCAACCGCGTTATAGTCGACTCGGCGTCTCGTACCGCGTGGGTCGAGTCCGGCGCCACCCTCGGCGAGACCTACCACGGCATCTCTGCCGCCTCCGACGATCTAGCCTTCTCCGCTGGGTCCTGCCCTACCGTCGGAAGCGGCGGCCATATCGCCGGCGGCGGGTTCGGCCTTCTCTCCCGGAAGTATGGCCTCGCGGCCGACAACGTCCTCGACGCCGTCCTCATCGACGCCGATGGCCAAATCATGAACCGTGACGCCATGGGCGAGGACGTCTTCTGGGCGATTAGAGGCGGCGGGGGTGGCGCCTGGGGGGCGGTCTACGCCTGGAAACTCCGTCTCCTCCCCGTCCCCAGCCGCGTCGCCGCTTTCATCATCAACCGCCCCGGGTCGACTCCCCGGATCGCGCAGCTCTTCCACAAGTGGCAACTCGTCGCGCCGAATCTCCCCGACGAGTTCTACCTCTCCGCCTTCGTCGGCGCCGGCCTCCCGGAGTCAGGCGAGGTCGGCGGCATGTCCGCCACCTTCAAGGGCTTCTACCTCGGCCCGGCCTCGGAGGCGCTCTCCATCATGACCCAAACGTTCCCCGAGTTGCAACTCGCAGACTCAGACTGCCATCAGATGAGTTGGATCGAGTCGGTGGTGTTCTTCTCTGGTCTGCCGGAGGGGAGCACGGTTTCGGATCTAAAAAACCGGTTCCTCATCGATAAGAAATCCTTCAAGGCCAAATCCGACTACGTACGGGTCCCGATCCCCGAATCGGACCTAATCTCGATCCTCAATCAGCTCTTAGTGGAGCCGAAGGCATACTTAATTATGGACCCGTATGGGGGAGCCATGGATAGAATCCCGAGCGATCATCTACCATTCCCCCATCGGAGTGGGAATCTCTACGCGATCCAATATCTGATCGAATGGCAAACAAATGCTGACGAAAACAACCAAAACTACATAGAGTGGATGCGCAAGTTCTACGAATTCATGGCCGATAAGGTATCCGATAATCCACGAGCAGCATACATAAACTACGTGGATTTAGATTTAGGGACCAACGGATGGACAATAGAGGACGAACCGGCGATCGATCGAATGGCAAACGTAAAGTCATGGGGAGAGAGTTATTTCTTGGGGAACTATGAGAGGTTGGTTCGAGCCAAGACCAAAGTCGACCCGGATAATGTGTTTCATAACCCACAAAGCATACTGCCGTCAAACCAGATCAATGGTTATCTGGCATGA